From Roseibium alexandrii DFL-11, the proteins below share one genomic window:
- a CDS encoding DoxX family protein — translation MTTSLKKYGFWALKGLLAAVFLSAGGAKLVGAPMMVQTFEALGIGQWFRYLTGLIEVVSAVLLFIPGKQAIGAGLLVGTMIGAAAAHLFILGPSVVPALVLGGLTAIVLFVHRDQITA, via the coding sequence ATGACGACGTCACTGAAGAAATACGGCTTTTGGGCCCTGAAAGGCCTCCTGGCCGCAGTTTTCCTGTCCGCTGGTGGAGCAAAACTCGTAGGCGCTCCCATGATGGTACAAACCTTCGAGGCGCTCGGGATCGGTCAATGGTTCCGCTATCTGACAGGCCTTATTGAAGTTGTGTCAGCTGTCTTGCTTTTCATTCCGGGCAAACAGGCCATCGGAGCAGGCCTTTTGGTCGGCACCATGATCGGAGCGGCTGCCGCACACCTCTTTATCTTGGGTCCGTCCGTGGTTCCCGCGCTTGTCTTGGGTGGCTTGACCGCAATTGTGCTCTTCGTACACCGCGACCAGATCACTGCATAA
- a CDS encoding NADPH-dependent FMN reductase, translated as MKILAFAATNSRQSINKRVVQAASDIITSDLDPNTEIEIIDLNDYEMPIYSIDRETEGGIPEEARRFHEKIGTADALIVSYAEHNGTYTTAFKNVFDWASRINMKVFQDKPQVALSASMGPGGAASVLKTAVGSAGFFGADIRGSLSIGPFTEKFDTEAGKLVDESLEQYLREILSELVSAAQGAKRAA; from the coding sequence ATGAAAATTCTAGCATTCGCAGCAACAAACAGCCGCCAGTCCATCAACAAGCGGGTGGTTCAGGCCGCAAGCGACATCATCACCTCTGATCTGGATCCGAATACTGAGATCGAGATCATCGATCTGAACGACTACGAGATGCCGATCTACAGCATTGACCGGGAAACCGAAGGCGGTATTCCGGAAGAAGCCCGGCGTTTCCATGAAAAAATCGGCACCGCAGATGCCCTGATTGTCTCCTACGCCGAACACAACGGCACTTATACCACCGCCTTCAAAAACGTGTTCGACTGGGCCTCCCGCATCAACATGAAGGTCTTTCAGGACAAGCCGCAAGTGGCGCTGTCAGCCTCGATGGGGCCGGGCGGTGCAGCCAGCGTCCTGAAAACGGCGGTCGGGTCGGCGGGCTTCTTTGGGGCCGACATTCGGGGCAGCCTCTCGATTGGGCCGTTCACCGAGAAGTTCGACACTGAAGCGGGCAAACTGGTCGATGAGAGCCTGGAGCAATACTTGCGCGAAATCCTGTCGGAGCTGGTCTCTGCGGCACAAGGCGCCAAGCGTGCCGCCTGA
- a CDS encoding tyrosine recombinase XerC, with product MSHNATDSLLVTAKPDLNDRIAKWLDHLSDERRLSDKTLIAYERDLRQFLRFLTDHLGGAPGIKDIADLRPADFRGFLAQRRRNKVQSRSLARGLAGIRSFLKFLERRGEINAAASDAVRPPRQLRSLPKPVSAKDAIDITSGDLAMETEAWVEARNAAVLTLLYGCGLRISEALSLTGKMAPQPGTKTMRIIGKGRKERIVPILPAVCEAVAHYVKLCPYAISPDGPLFLGARGGPLNPRMIQLSMAKLRGALGLPETATPHALRHSFATHLLAGGGDLRTIQELLGHASLASTQIYTEIDSAHLLAAYDKAHPRR from the coding sequence ATGTCGCACAACGCCACCGATTCTCTGCTTGTCACAGCGAAACCGGATCTCAATGACCGGATCGCCAAATGGCTGGATCATTTGTCCGATGAACGGCGCTTGTCCGACAAGACTTTGATCGCTTATGAGCGAGATCTCCGTCAGTTCCTGCGCTTTCTGACAGATCATTTGGGTGGCGCACCGGGCATTAAAGACATTGCGGACTTGCGTCCGGCTGATTTTCGCGGGTTTTTGGCGCAGCGCCGCCGGAACAAGGTCCAAAGCCGCTCGCTGGCACGCGGCCTGGCTGGTATCCGCTCGTTCCTGAAATTCTTGGAACGCCGCGGGGAGATCAACGCGGCCGCCTCGGATGCCGTCCGGCCACCGCGTCAATTGCGCTCTTTGCCCAAACCGGTGTCCGCAAAGGATGCCATCGACATCACCAGCGGTGATCTCGCGATGGAAACAGAGGCTTGGGTGGAAGCGCGCAATGCAGCTGTTCTGACGCTGCTGTATGGCTGTGGACTGCGCATTTCCGAAGCGCTGTCGCTGACTGGAAAGATGGCCCCGCAGCCCGGTACGAAAACCATGAGGATTATCGGCAAGGGCCGTAAGGAGCGGATCGTGCCAATCCTACCGGCCGTGTGTGAGGCGGTGGCTCATTACGTAAAGCTCTGCCCTTATGCGATCTCACCAGACGGCCCATTGTTTCTCGGCGCCCGCGGCGGTCCGCTTAATCCGCGGATGATACAGCTTTCCATGGCCAAACTGCGTGGCGCACTCGGTCTTCCTGAAACCGCCACACCCCACGCCCTGCGCCATTCCTTTGCAACGCATCTTCTCGCAGGTGGGGGAGATTTGCGGACCATTCAGGAACTGCTCGGTCACGCAAGCCTGGCATCCACCCAGATTTATACCGAGATCGACAGCGCCCATTTGCTGGCCGCTTATGACAAGGCTCATCCGCGTCGGTAG
- a CDS encoding LysR family transcriptional regulator, producing MQHWTEIRTAARVARLGTVSAAAESLGVHRATINRHVDTLEAAIGGKLFQRHAKGFTPTDLGRELLRIADTADEQFEELHRKAQGQGDALRGDFIVTSIATYAPTLMLILRAFGDKHPGLTIRFMVSDSLLRLEYGEAHVAFRAGGRPENPDNVVREFERIEIGLFAHQIYIDRYGLPDRTNDFPKHRFAGTVDPNTRAGFQRWLHENVPAECITFRSNSMGTLAQAVLCGNGIGFLPREAALERGDLVEIVPPDPDWLSMMWMVTHVDLHRSAKVQAFLKELEHLRRTGDWL from the coding sequence ATGCAACACTGGACCGAGATACGAACAGCCGCGCGCGTTGCGCGTTTGGGAACGGTAAGCGCTGCCGCCGAGTCCCTAGGCGTTCACCGGGCAACAATCAACCGCCATGTCGACACTTTAGAGGCGGCAATTGGAGGCAAACTGTTTCAGCGCCATGCAAAGGGCTTTACGCCGACCGATCTCGGGCGCGAACTGCTTCGCATAGCCGATACCGCTGACGAGCAGTTCGAGGAACTGCATCGCAAGGCGCAAGGGCAGGGAGATGCGCTGAGGGGCGACTTCATCGTGACATCCATTGCGACTTATGCGCCAACACTGATGCTGATCTTACGGGCCTTTGGCGATAAGCACCCCGGTCTGACCATCCGGTTTATGGTTAGCGACAGCCTTCTGCGGCTGGAGTATGGCGAGGCGCATGTGGCGTTTCGCGCAGGTGGCCGACCAGAAAATCCGGACAATGTGGTTCGGGAGTTTGAACGAATTGAAATCGGTCTGTTCGCCCATCAAATCTACATCGACCGGTACGGCCTGCCCGACAGGACAAATGACTTCCCAAAGCACCGGTTCGCCGGAACCGTGGATCCGAACACTCGGGCAGGATTCCAGCGTTGGCTGCACGAAAATGTCCCGGCTGAGTGTATTACCTTTCGCTCCAACTCGATGGGCACGCTGGCGCAAGCTGTGCTTTGCGGCAACGGGATTGGGTTTCTGCCACGTGAGGCCGCTCTTGAACGCGGGGATCTGGTCGAAATTGTTCCCCCGGATCCGGATTGGCTCTCGATGATGTGGATGGTCACCCATGTTGATCTGCACCGCTCGGCGAAAGTGCAGGCGTTTTTGAAGGAACTGGAACATCTGCGGCGGACGGGCGACTGGCTCTAA